One window of Microbacterium sp. Root61 genomic DNA carries:
- a CDS encoding glycosyltransferase family 2 protein, with product MSDSSIDAPVARRRRQWGTERAKAPLPAVHPRPSNTKLIWGRVAIWVTVAIWILYVLTVVVTLLMAGAFDTTWRVIEAVSYLLVVTFLMFSALMYLVARQGAFQRFRTHKRAARAELDRHFSTPHEVLTVLVPSYAEEPGVVRKTLWSAALQEYPSLRVVLLIDDNPIPTDPEVAEKLAETRGFAEQIMTALDEPAERFSDALIACEHQMLVSGALDGNAMVRLVEEYRFAVEWLRDMAAAETRDDHVDDFFVDEVILGLADDLESTAFAVGAAIEASESIPDDRIHELFRRLVWIFRAELTQFERKRYASLSHEANKAMNLNSYIGLLGGRFAEQETPDGLMLRPVPAAQPADLDVPYSEFVLTLDADSVLLRDYCLRLVHFLEQPENLKVAVTQTPYSSFRGAPTRIERLSGATTDVQHILHQGMTAHNATFWVGANAVIRMEALDDILEIDTVDGFEVRRYVQDRTVIEDTESSVDLGEHGWTLINYPERLSYSATPPDFGSLVVQRRRWANGGLLILPKFWKQVRQRRQMLKPLGMGEIMVRVNYMASIAWASFGLVFLLIYPYDSRLVSPLVLVGALPYFLAMASDLHYSGYKRTDIFRIYGFNLIMLPVNLAGVFKSIQQGLTGTKIPFARTPKVKDRTATQLLYVVAPYVIVFFSAFVAWRSFVDGAWGTLAFSTINAVLGSWAILANIGIRNSIIDIWIGLTDWMWVDATPASRDAKIEAEVDWRSTLHNGHAAPGETTPTGAAPRRRTREKASAQ from the coding sequence ATGTCAGACTCATCTATCGACGCGCCTGTCGCGCGTCGCAGGCGTCAATGGGGAACGGAGCGCGCGAAGGCGCCGCTGCCGGCCGTGCATCCCCGGCCGTCCAACACGAAGCTCATCTGGGGTCGTGTGGCGATCTGGGTGACGGTCGCGATCTGGATCCTCTACGTGCTCACCGTCGTGGTCACGCTGCTGATGGCGGGGGCGTTCGATACGACGTGGCGCGTGATCGAGGCGGTCTCATACCTCCTTGTCGTGACCTTCCTGATGTTCTCCGCCCTGATGTATCTGGTGGCTCGGCAGGGTGCGTTCCAGCGATTCCGCACCCACAAGCGCGCCGCGCGTGCGGAGCTCGACAGGCACTTCTCGACCCCGCACGAGGTCTTGACCGTGCTGGTTCCCTCCTACGCCGAGGAGCCCGGCGTCGTGCGCAAGACGCTCTGGTCGGCCGCACTGCAGGAGTACCCCTCCCTGCGGGTGGTGCTGCTGATCGACGACAACCCGATTCCGACCGATCCCGAAGTCGCCGAAAAGCTCGCCGAGACCCGTGGGTTCGCCGAGCAGATCATGACCGCCCTGGATGAGCCGGCCGAACGCTTCTCGGACGCGCTGATCGCGTGCGAGCACCAGATGCTGGTGTCGGGTGCACTGGATGGGAACGCCATGGTGCGACTGGTCGAGGAGTACCGGTTCGCCGTGGAGTGGCTGCGCGACATGGCCGCGGCCGAAACGCGCGATGACCACGTCGACGACTTCTTCGTCGATGAGGTCATCCTGGGGCTGGCCGACGATCTCGAGTCCACGGCGTTCGCCGTCGGCGCCGCGATCGAGGCATCCGAATCCATTCCCGATGACCGCATTCACGAGCTGTTCCGTCGCCTCGTCTGGATCTTTCGTGCCGAACTCACGCAGTTCGAGCGCAAGCGCTACGCCTCGCTCTCGCACGAAGCCAACAAGGCGATGAACCTGAACTCGTACATCGGTCTGCTCGGCGGGCGGTTCGCCGAGCAGGAGACCCCCGACGGTCTGATGCTGCGTCCGGTGCCCGCCGCCCAGCCCGCCGATCTCGACGTGCCCTACTCGGAGTTCGTACTGACGCTCGATGCTGACTCCGTACTGCTGCGCGACTACTGCCTGCGGCTCGTGCACTTCCTCGAGCAGCCCGAGAACCTGAAGGTGGCGGTCACACAGACGCCCTACTCGTCGTTCCGCGGAGCCCCGACACGCATCGAGCGGCTTTCGGGGGCGACGACCGATGTGCAGCACATCCTGCATCAGGGCATGACGGCGCACAACGCGACCTTCTGGGTCGGCGCGAACGCGGTGATCCGCATGGAAGCGCTCGATGACATCCTCGAGATCGACACGGTCGACGGCTTCGAAGTGCGCCGGTACGTGCAGGACCGCACGGTCATCGAAGACACCGAATCGAGCGTCGACCTCGGGGAGCACGGCTGGACCCTCATCAACTATCCCGAGCGGCTCAGCTACAGCGCGACTCCGCCCGACTTCGGCTCGCTCGTCGTGCAGCGTCGACGCTGGGCGAACGGTGGCCTGCTGATCCTGCCGAAGTTCTGGAAGCAGGTGCGCCAGCGCCGCCAGATGCTCAAGCCTCTGGGTATGGGCGAGATCATGGTGCGTGTCAACTACATGGCATCGATCGCGTGGGCGAGCTTCGGCCTGGTCTTCCTGCTGATCTACCCGTACGACAGCCGGCTGGTCAGCCCGCTGGTGCTCGTCGGTGCGCTGCCGTACTTCCTGGCGATGGCCAGCGACCTGCACTACTCGGGGTACAAGCGAACCGACATCTTCCGCATCTACGGGTTCAACCTGATCATGCTGCCGGTGAATCTCGCCGGCGTGTTCAAGTCGATCCAGCAGGGCCTCACGGGCACGAAGATCCCGTTCGCCCGCACCCCGAAGGTGAAGGACCGCACGGCGACGCAGCTGCTCTACGTGGTCGCACCGTACGTGATCGTCTTCTTCTCGGCCTTCGTCGCCTGGCGCAGTTTCGTCGACGGTGCGTGGGGAACGCTCGCGTTCTCCACCATCAATGCAGTGCTGGGGTCGTGGGCGATTCTCGCCAACATCGGCATCCGCAACTCGATCATCGACATCTGGATCGGCTTGACCGACTGGATGTGGGTCGACGCGACACCCGCATCGCGTGACGCGAAGATCGAGGCCGAAGTCGACTGGCGCAGCACGCTGCACAACGGCCATGCCGCACCCGGCGAGACCACCCCGACGGGCGCTGCCCCCAGACGCAGGACCCGCGAGAAGGCGAGCGCACAGTGA
- a CDS encoding chitinase — translation MSTASKGRHPGKRLSPWRVLTGVAVVLAVVATAVAVPLVLDRRANAEDVVVAGPRWFGGYFDVTAAKVSDMPTSNLEAPSNVVLAFVVAEAADSCVPTWGAAYDLDAASRELDLDRRIARMRQDGADVVVSFGGALNTELAAACAKVDDLVGAYGAVIDRYDISMIDLDVEGANLTDDVAGYRRAQAVAELQKQRRADGEDLKVWLTLPVATYGLLDDGLAAVKQMLVAGVDLTGVNVMTMDYGTDLGGKSMAEASIDALNATNQQLADLYAANDVPLPPQGAWAVLGATPMIGQNDVVDEVFTMKDAAKLNAFAVSHSMARMSMWSLNRDRTCGPNYPDVTVVSDACSGVPQGGDSFAAVLAADFDGRPYPTATPTPTGHPTVVPTDDPETAPYPIWSPDLAYSAGVRVVWGGNVYAAKWWSQGGAEPNDPTLSADQTPWTLVGPVLPTDEPFALPTVPAGTYPDWSVDQVYEKGARVVYAGTPFVAKWWTRGDNPSIGITDHDRSPWELLPVGDAPTTE, via the coding sequence GTGAGTACGGCATCCAAAGGACGACACCCGGGCAAGCGTCTCTCGCCGTGGCGGGTGCTCACAGGGGTCGCCGTGGTGCTGGCTGTGGTCGCCACCGCGGTGGCCGTGCCGCTCGTGCTGGACCGCCGCGCCAACGCCGAGGACGTGGTGGTCGCGGGACCGCGATGGTTCGGCGGGTACTTCGATGTGACCGCCGCCAAGGTGTCGGACATGCCGACCTCGAACCTCGAGGCTCCCTCCAACGTTGTGCTCGCGTTCGTGGTCGCCGAGGCCGCCGATAGCTGCGTGCCCACCTGGGGCGCGGCATACGACCTCGACGCGGCGAGCCGTGAACTCGATCTCGACCGCCGCATCGCCCGCATGCGCCAAGACGGCGCCGACGTGGTCGTATCGTTCGGCGGTGCGCTGAACACGGAGCTGGCTGCGGCCTGCGCGAAGGTCGACGATCTGGTCGGTGCCTATGGTGCGGTCATCGACCGCTACGACATCTCCATGATCGATCTCGACGTCGAGGGCGCCAATCTCACGGATGACGTCGCCGGCTACCGGCGGGCCCAGGCGGTGGCGGAGCTGCAGAAGCAGCGCCGCGCCGACGGAGAAGACCTCAAGGTCTGGCTGACGCTGCCCGTTGCGACCTACGGTCTGCTCGACGACGGCCTTGCGGCTGTGAAGCAGATGCTCGTGGCCGGAGTCGACCTCACCGGCGTCAACGTGATGACCATGGACTACGGCACCGATCTCGGGGGCAAGTCGATGGCAGAGGCGTCGATCGACGCGCTGAATGCGACGAACCAGCAACTTGCCGACCTCTATGCCGCGAATGACGTGCCACTTCCGCCGCAGGGCGCGTGGGCGGTTCTCGGCGCCACGCCGATGATCGGTCAGAACGACGTCGTCGATGAGGTGTTCACGATGAAGGATGCCGCCAAGCTCAACGCATTCGCGGTGTCGCACTCGATGGCGCGCATGTCGATGTGGTCGCTGAACCGCGATCGCACGTGCGGGCCCAACTATCCCGACGTCACGGTCGTCTCGGATGCCTGCAGCGGTGTGCCGCAGGGAGGCGACAGCTTCGCCGCGGTTCTCGCGGCAGACTTCGACGGACGTCCGTACCCGACAGCGACGCCCACCCCGACCGGACATCCGACCGTGGTGCCGACGGATGATCCCGAGACCGCCCCGTATCCGATCTGGTCGCCCGATCTCGCCTACTCCGCGGGGGTGCGAGTGGTCTGGGGCGGCAATGTGTACGCGGCGAAGTGGTGGAGTCAGGGCGGTGCGGAGCCGAATGACCCGACACTGAGCGCGGATCAGACACCGTGGACGCTGGTGGGACCGGTGCTGCCGACCGATGAGCCGTTCGCCCTGCCGACTGTGCCTGCCGGAACCTACCCCGACTGGTCGGTCGATCAGGTCTACGAGAAGGGCGCCCGGGTGGTTTACGCAGGAACGCCGTTCGTCGCCAAATGGTGGACGCGAGGCGACAACCCTTCGATCGGCATCACCGATCACGACCGTTCGCCGTGGGAGCTGCTGCCGGTCGGGGACGCCCCGACCACCGAGTGA
- a CDS encoding serine hydrolase: MALPRFLTSSASRGVRWSVCAIEVGGSRKDLCTWEADAVLPSASAAKVLVLLEAARAVSGGGATLAEPLSRTNVAPVADSGLWQHLATDTLPLGDVARLVGAVSDNWATNVLLRRLGGIEQIAATAEGLDIRDVFLHDILRDVRNPVDPVTLSTGTARGYAELFARLASADGIDADVTAQVCDWLGDGVDLSMVVGAFGLDPLAHTLADRGFRVINKTGTDAGVRVDVGFVEGPSRTVAYACLAGWDERLDPSLRDDVLAEMRAFGMLLRELTA, encoded by the coding sequence ATGGCGCTTCCACGATTCCTGACCTCATCGGCCTCGCGAGGAGTGCGCTGGAGCGTGTGCGCGATCGAGGTCGGCGGGTCCCGTAAAGACCTCTGCACATGGGAAGCGGATGCCGTGCTCCCCTCGGCGAGCGCGGCGAAGGTGTTGGTGCTGCTCGAAGCAGCTCGCGCGGTGTCCGGCGGCGGGGCGACCCTCGCCGAACCGTTGAGCCGGACGAATGTGGCCCCCGTCGCCGACTCCGGCCTGTGGCAGCATCTCGCCACCGACACCCTGCCCCTGGGCGACGTCGCACGGCTCGTCGGTGCGGTATCGGACAACTGGGCGACCAACGTGCTGCTGCGCCGCCTGGGTGGCATCGAGCAGATCGCGGCGACGGCGGAAGGCCTCGACATCCGCGATGTCTTCTTGCACGACATCCTGCGCGATGTGCGGAATCCGGTGGATCCGGTCACCCTCAGCACCGGGACGGCGCGTGGGTACGCCGAGCTGTTCGCCCGTCTCGCGTCCGCCGATGGGATCGACGCGGACGTCACGGCCCAGGTCTGCGACTGGCTGGGCGACGGTGTCGACCTCAGCATGGTCGTCGGCGCGTTCGGACTCGATCCCCTCGCACACACGCTCGCCGATCGCGGCTTCCGGGTAATCAACAAGACCGGCACCGATGCCGGCGTGCGCGTCGACGTGGGCTTCGTCGAAGGACCTTCGCGCACCGTCGCCTACGCCTGCCTCGCGGGATGGGACGAACGCCTTGACCCGTCGCTTCGCGATGACGTGCTCGCGGAGATGCGGGCGTTCGGGATGCTGCTGCGCGAGCTCACCGCCTAG
- a CDS encoding nucleotidyltransferase family protein: MCDRGGALELDEAVELGHAWVQTLADGRGIRVLFVTGPALERHGLRDARASHDVEVLVEPQRYDELCSVIAAAGWKVRPQPSPGRTTLHTQVYRHQDWPCDLDVHSLYPGFLYDPAIVFDELWARHEKMSFAHRPCRVPDRVSGILILALHSLRGSSTNTGHADELEQLVRVPFTDEERAHAGAVALATGCTATLDTVLPRLGIHVDTPATDLSSPALQEWREQTGAGTPRTSSWRLAGREAPMRVKVRAMWASIRPRDDR; this comes from the coding sequence ATGTGCGATCGCGGAGGCGCACTGGAGCTCGACGAGGCCGTCGAGCTCGGTCACGCGTGGGTGCAGACCCTCGCGGACGGCCGCGGCATCCGCGTGCTGTTCGTCACGGGACCCGCACTGGAGCGGCACGGCCTCCGCGACGCTCGCGCGTCGCACGACGTCGAGGTGCTCGTCGAGCCGCAGCGATACGACGAGCTGTGCAGCGTCATCGCCGCGGCGGGATGGAAGGTGCGACCGCAGCCGTCACCCGGTCGCACGACGCTGCACACGCAGGTCTACCGGCACCAGGACTGGCCGTGCGACCTCGACGTGCACAGCCTCTACCCGGGCTTCCTCTACGACCCCGCGATCGTCTTCGACGAGCTGTGGGCCCGGCACGAGAAGATGTCGTTCGCACACCGCCCCTGCCGGGTACCCGACCGAGTCAGCGGCATCCTCATCCTCGCCCTGCACTCGCTGCGCGGGTCGAGCACGAACACCGGTCATGCGGATGAGCTCGAGCAACTCGTACGGGTTCCGTTCACCGATGAGGAGCGCGCCCACGCGGGCGCCGTCGCCCTGGCCACCGGCTGCACCGCGACTCTGGACACCGTGCTGCCGCGCCTGGGGATCCACGTCGACACGCCCGCCACGGACCTCTCCTCGCCGGCGCTGCAGGAGTGGCGCGAGCAGACCGGCGCAGGGACGCCGCGCACATCGTCCTGGCGCCTCGCCGGACGCGAGGCCCCGATGCGAGTGAAGGTCCGCGCGATGTGGGCGTCGATCCGGCCGCGCGACGACCGCTGA
- a CDS encoding HNH endonuclease, with protein sequence MRNPLDEIHDIVEDVRAAWPAGDSPRREDLARLNDALGRARRVIDSAQSRIAAEIARESRPELGRDSLAKELGYRSPTAMLAATLGTTNGEAARLVQVGEATAPRQMFSGEQAPARHPHVADALAGGAIGAATASAIITMLDRVALRAGPDAVYRAEQTLVAQAPGLSIDQLARIITRAEAWLDPDGVAPREDELRSERSLHIREERSGMLVFTLRVDPEHGAPVKTAIEAIVTAELRAAHDDPDAAQSMDAVRRTIPQMQADALTLIAEHVLGCTHRDVPVQGATVVVRITLQDLVDGTGHATIDGVAAPVSAATARRMAAGGGVIPCVLGGDSEVLDFGRTRRLFSAAQRLALVERDGGCAMCGAPPGHTKVHHIRWWARDAGPTDLANGILLCESCHHRIHDNGWEIRIDGPGVTAPVWFIPPTHVDFDRTPRRGARGRYDYAA encoded by the coding sequence ATGCGCAACCCGCTCGACGAAATTCACGACATCGTCGAAGACGTGCGCGCCGCCTGGCCGGCCGGCGATTCACCACGACGTGAAGATCTCGCCCGCCTCAATGACGCTCTCGGACGGGCTCGGCGAGTCATCGATTCCGCACAGTCGCGCATCGCCGCCGAGATCGCCCGCGAGTCCCGCCCCGAGCTGGGCCGCGATTCGCTGGCCAAAGAGCTCGGCTATCGCTCACCTACGGCGATGCTGGCGGCCACCCTCGGTACGACCAACGGTGAGGCCGCCCGGTTGGTGCAGGTCGGCGAAGCGACGGCTCCGCGGCAGATGTTCAGCGGCGAGCAGGCTCCCGCGCGGCATCCGCACGTGGCGGACGCACTCGCAGGCGGCGCGATCGGGGCGGCCACGGCATCCGCAATCATCACGATGCTCGATCGTGTCGCGCTCCGCGCGGGCCCTGACGCCGTCTACCGCGCCGAACAGACCCTCGTCGCGCAGGCTCCCGGTCTGTCGATCGACCAACTCGCCCGCATCATCACGCGCGCCGAAGCCTGGCTCGATCCCGACGGCGTCGCCCCCCGCGAAGACGAACTGCGCAGCGAGCGGTCACTGCACATCCGCGAAGAGCGCAGCGGCATGCTCGTCTTCACCCTGCGCGTCGATCCCGAGCACGGCGCGCCGGTCAAGACCGCCATCGAGGCGATCGTCACCGCCGAACTGCGGGCGGCGCACGACGACCCCGACGCCGCGCAGTCGATGGATGCCGTGCGCCGCACGATCCCTCAGATGCAGGCAGACGCGCTCACCCTCATCGCAGAACACGTGCTCGGCTGCACTCACCGCGACGTACCGGTGCAGGGTGCGACCGTGGTGGTGCGCATCACACTCCAAGATCTCGTAGACGGCACCGGCCACGCCACCATCGACGGGGTCGCCGCACCCGTCTCCGCCGCAACCGCACGGCGTATGGCAGCCGGCGGCGGAGTCATCCCGTGTGTGCTCGGCGGCGACAGCGAAGTCCTCGATTTCGGTCGCACCCGACGCCTCTTCAGCGCAGCCCAACGCCTCGCCCTGGTCGAACGCGACGGTGGTTGCGCCATGTGCGGCGCCCCACCCGGACACACCAAGGTCCATCACATCCGATGGTGGGCACGGGATGCCGGACCCACCGACCTCGCGAACGGCATCCTGCTCTGCGAATCCTGTCATCATCGGATCCACGACAACGGGTGGGAGATCCGCATCGACGGTCCCGGAGTGACTGCGCCGGTCTGGTTCATCCCGCCGACACACGTCGACTTCGACCGAACCCCTCGCCGCGGGGCCCGCGGTCGGTACGACTACGCCGCCTGA
- a CDS encoding response regulator transcription factor, whose product MTDSPDERLIAVVVEDDPDIRALLIELFDAAGFRTIPVDNGLDGVEAVRIHQPLVTTLDVNMPGIDGFEAARRIRKYSTTYIIMLSAFGTEADIVLGLGAGADEYVVKPFRPREMRARIEAMLRRPRLERPPTSTDATEDAVAPTPASTPGTRHPLPSAAAVASSTAPLRDENHWVSHHDLRVNPATRTVLVVDREVELTRTEFDLLATLVESKRRVRSKADLTLVLRGEEQATSYYVGEADKRAVEAHMANLRRKLSDNPTEPRYIETVRGVGYRLTP is encoded by the coding sequence ATGACTGACTCCCCCGATGAGCGGCTGATCGCCGTTGTCGTCGAAGACGACCCGGACATTCGCGCGCTGCTGATCGAGCTGTTCGACGCCGCAGGCTTTCGCACGATCCCCGTGGACAACGGACTCGACGGCGTCGAAGCCGTTCGCATCCATCAGCCCCTGGTCACCACGCTGGATGTGAACATGCCCGGCATCGACGGATTCGAAGCCGCGCGACGGATCCGCAAGTACAGCACGACCTACATCATCATGCTGTCGGCATTCGGCACCGAGGCGGACATCGTACTGGGCCTCGGCGCAGGCGCCGATGAATACGTCGTGAAGCCGTTCCGGCCGCGCGAGATGCGCGCCCGCATCGAAGCCATGCTGCGTCGCCCCCGCCTCGAGCGCCCACCGACGTCGACCGATGCCACTGAGGATGCTGTCGCGCCCACGCCCGCGTCGACCCCGGGTACGAGGCATCCGCTCCCCAGTGCTGCTGCCGTCGCGAGCTCGACCGCTCCGCTTCGCGACGAGAACCACTGGGTCAGCCACCACGACCTGCGCGTCAACCCGGCCACCCGCACGGTGCTGGTAGTAGACCGCGAGGTCGAGTTGACCCGCACCGAATTCGACCTGCTCGCGACCCTCGTGGAGTCGAAGCGACGGGTGCGCAGCAAGGCGGACCTCACCCTGGTGCTGCGCGGTGAGGAACAGGCGACGTCGTACTACGTCGGCGAGGCCGACAAGCGCGCCGTCGAGGCGCACATGGCCAATCTCCGGCGCAAACTCAGCGACAACCCCACCGAGCCCCGCTACATCGAGACCGTCCGCGGGGTCGGCTACCGACTGACGCCGTAG
- a CDS encoding UDP-glucose dehydrogenase family protein — MRLSVIGCGYLGAVHAAAMASIGHDVIGIDVDARKVEQLSRGEAPFFEPGLQEILTEGIQSGRLRFTTDMAEASGATVHFVGVGTPQQKDGYAADLTYVNAAIDGLLPYLNPGDLVAGKSTVPVGTAADLTPRVEATGATLVWNPEFLREGWAVQDTIDPDRLVVGVPAGEAGERAAATLREVYHPAVAKGTPFIVTDLATAELVKVAANAFLATKISFINAMAEIAEVTGADVTQLADAIGHDARIGRRFLGAGIGFGGGCLPKDIRAFSARAEELGRGESVAFLREIDAINLRRRDRAVDLTVAALDGTVFEKKITVLGAAFKPHSDDIRDSPALDVAVRLRGLGANVTVTDPAAIENARSRHPQLTYVEDRDEALRDADAVIVVTEWDEYRRQMPPEHVSALTAGRIIIDGRNCLDAAAWRAAGWTYYGMGRP, encoded by the coding sequence ATGCGTCTTTCTGTCATCGGCTGTGGCTACCTCGGCGCCGTCCACGCGGCTGCCATGGCGTCCATCGGCCACGACGTCATCGGCATCGACGTCGACGCACGAAAGGTCGAGCAGCTCTCCCGCGGCGAAGCACCGTTCTTCGAGCCCGGACTGCAGGAGATCCTCACTGAGGGCATCCAGTCGGGCCGCCTGCGCTTCACGACGGACATGGCCGAGGCATCCGGGGCGACCGTGCACTTCGTCGGTGTCGGCACCCCGCAGCAGAAGGACGGCTACGCCGCCGATCTCACGTATGTGAACGCCGCGATCGACGGTCTCCTCCCGTACCTGAACCCGGGCGACCTCGTCGCCGGCAAGTCGACCGTGCCGGTGGGCACCGCGGCCGACCTAACCCCTCGCGTCGAAGCCACCGGCGCGACCCTTGTCTGGAACCCCGAGTTCCTTCGCGAAGGCTGGGCCGTCCAGGACACCATCGACCCCGATCGGCTCGTCGTGGGCGTGCCCGCGGGCGAAGCCGGCGAGCGCGCCGCCGCCACCCTGCGCGAGGTCTACCACCCGGCCGTCGCCAAGGGCACCCCGTTCATCGTCACCGACCTCGCCACCGCTGAGCTGGTCAAGGTCGCCGCCAACGCGTTCCTCGCGACGAAGATCTCGTTCATCAACGCCATGGCCGAGATCGCCGAAGTCACCGGCGCCGACGTCACCCAGCTCGCCGACGCGATCGGCCACGACGCCCGCATCGGCCGCCGCTTCCTCGGCGCCGGCATCGGCTTCGGCGGCGGTTGCCTCCCGAAGGACATCCGCGCCTTCTCCGCCCGCGCAGAGGAGCTCGGCCGCGGCGAGTCCGTCGCGTTCCTCCGCGAGATCGACGCCATCAACCTGCGCCGCCGCGACCGCGCAGTCGATCTGACCGTCGCTGCTCTCGATGGGACGGTGTTCGAGAAGAAGATCACCGTCCTCGGCGCCGCATTCAAGCCGCACAGCGACGACATCCGCGACTCCCCCGCCCTCGACGTCGCCGTGCGACTCCGCGGCCTCGGGGCGAACGTCACCGTCACCGATCCCGCCGCGATCGAGAACGCCCGCAGCCGCCACCCGCAGCTCACCTACGTCGAAGACCGCGACGAAGCACTCCGCGATGCCGACGCCGTCATCGTCGTCACCGAGTGGGACGAATACCGCCGCCAGATGCCGCCCGAGCACGTCTCCGCGCTCACCGCCGGTCGCATCATCATCGACGGACGCAACTGCCTGGATGCCGCCGCCTGGCGGGCCGCAGGCTGGACGTACTACGGCATGGGCCGCCCCTAG
- a CDS encoding PqqD family peptide modification chaperone — translation MTRNLFVHALGAVVAIRLTGLEDADAEAVRRVWADAVADEGRTDAVATVSPRAGDDRDAMLVDLSQRVTRAAIEAVRGKAWILHAAGLAAPNGRVIVFVGPSGSGKTCVVSAVGAALGLGYVSDDAVAIDGSGAVLPYRKPLTISADEAAPRQSAPGERGIGALPDAPLQVAAIVLLDRRDDAGDLPLVTPVDFGDALSELVAQSSHLADMAAPLQTMAALAASVGTVHRLTYRNADRLGPAVAALLAETPTAVDPTACAASAAVLRPAPPEEGVPVYTRALTLDALSLADPDRLALLHVDQYGQGTVRMLAGIAPAIWRAADAATLDDLVAAVVAEHGTPGERDAAASVVSVVDTLRREGVLEERPRWAIRESAVWTDLHDRVVVLVPRGGGVVPRALEGSAAAVWLSLVDGAGSVRDIVEPLAARLEADPAAVGAEVSALLEYLEDAGVVARLS, via the coding sequence GTGACTCGAAACCTGTTCGTGCACGCACTGGGTGCGGTGGTCGCGATCCGGCTCACGGGCCTCGAGGATGCCGACGCCGAGGCGGTGCGTCGCGTCTGGGCCGATGCCGTCGCCGACGAGGGCCGAACGGATGCCGTAGCCACCGTGTCGCCACGGGCCGGGGATGACCGTGACGCGATGCTCGTCGACCTCTCGCAGCGCGTGACGCGCGCAGCGATCGAGGCCGTGCGAGGCAAAGCATGGATCCTGCACGCTGCCGGCCTGGCCGCCCCGAACGGACGCGTCATCGTGTTCGTCGGTCCGTCCGGGAGCGGCAAGACGTGCGTCGTGAGTGCTGTCGGTGCGGCGCTGGGACTCGGCTACGTGTCGGATGACGCGGTCGCGATCGATGGCTCGGGGGCGGTGCTGCCGTACCGCAAGCCACTTACGATCTCGGCGGATGAAGCGGCACCCCGGCAGTCGGCGCCGGGTGAACGAGGTATCGGCGCGTTGCCGGACGCGCCCTTGCAGGTCGCCGCGATCGTCCTGCTGGACCGGCGCGACGACGCGGGGGATCTACCGCTGGTCACCCCGGTCGACTTCGGCGATGCGCTCAGCGAACTCGTCGCGCAGTCCAGTCACCTCGCGGACATGGCGGCGCCGCTGCAGACCATGGCGGCGCTCGCAGCCTCCGTCGGCACGGTGCACCGTCTCACTTACCGCAATGCAGACCGGCTCGGGCCTGCTGTCGCGGCGCTGCTGGCCGAGACGCCGACGGCGGTCGATCCGACCGCGTGCGCGGCATCCGCCGCCGTGCTGCGTCCCGCGCCGCCCGAAGAAGGGGTTCCGGTCTACACGCGGGCGCTCACGCTCGATGCGCTCTCTCTCGCCGACCCGGATCGGCTGGCCCTGCTGCACGTCGATCAATACGGGCAGGGGACCGTCCGGATGCTCGCCGGCATCGCGCCCGCGATCTGGCGTGCGGCGGATGCCGCGACCCTCGACGATCTCGTCGCCGCTGTCGTGGCCGAGCATGGCACACCCGGCGAACGGGACGCCGCGGCATCCGTCGTGTCCGTCGTCGACACGCTGCGTCGCGAAGGGGTGCTCGAGGAGCGCCCGCGGTGGGCCATCCGGGAGAGCGCCGTGTGGACGGATCTGCACGATCGCGTCGTCGTGCTCGTCCCCCGTGGTGGTGGGGTGGTTCCGCGCGCGCTGGAGGGATCGGCCGCCGCGGTCTGGCTGTCGCTCGTGGACGGCGCGGGCAGCGTGCGCGACATCGTCGAACCGCTCGCGGCCCGGCTCGAGGCCGATCCCGCCGCGGTCGGTGCCGAAGTGTCCGCGCTCCTCGAGTACCTCGAGGACGCGGGAGTGGTCGCGCGCCTGTCCTAG